The region ATCTGGAAGCTCCAACGGCCGGGGATCACGTTGCGGCCCACCAGCTCCCTCTCGATCCGCTCCGCCCAGCCGTCGTGCCCGGTCTTGCGCAGGCCGTCGACGACGTCGTCGAGCATGGCGTCCGCACCACCGATGAGCTGGTGGAACTCGTACAGCGCGCCGCGCGCCCGCTCGATGCGTTCGAGCATCTCGGAGAACGCTCCGACGGCGGCGACGAGCTCGTCGGGGACACCTTCGGGGCGGGCATGAGCGGTGTCGAGATCACGTGAGGCCACGGGCGGGTCGTACCCGGAGTTCGCCTCCGGTGAACGTTCGCGGTTGTGGGCGAACACGGCCCTGCCCGCGGCGCCGGATCCCTACTGGCCGCGTACCGGTGGGAGTGCGCGGAGATCACCGCACGACACAGCGGCCGGAGCGTCGACGAGGTGCTCGCCGACACGGAGGCCGAGCGCTGGTTCACCGCCGAGGAGGCGGTGGACGCAGGGCTCGTCGACCGGGTGGGGTGAACCCGCCTTCCGGATCCCCGGCGGACGCGGATCCGGAAGACGGCCCTCGTCCCGTTTGCCCGGACCGCGCCGAGGGCACCAATGAGGCATGCCCGACTCCCTGCGGCGGGTGCCGCTGCAGCTCCTGTTCGCGATCGTGATCGCACTACCCGGCGCCTATCTCGGCGCGGCGTCGTATCTCGGTCTGCCGCACCCGGAGCTCACGCCACCGCTGGCGGCGGCCGTCTACGGCCTCGCGATCATCGGGGCGGCGTTCGTCCTGTCCTGGGCGGCCGAGGCGGCGCAGGTGGACATCAGTGCCGGGCTCGCCCTCGCCGTGCTGGCGCTGCTCGCGGTGCTGCCCGAGTACGCCGTCGACTTCGTGTTCGGCTTCCGCGCGGGGCAGGTCTTCGAGGAGTACGGGTCCTGCGTCCCGGACGCCGCCGGCACCAACCCCTGCTCGCTGGCCCTGGCCAACATGACCGGGGCCAACCGGGTGCTCGTCGGCGTCGGCTGGCCGCTGGTGGTGCTCGTCGCGACGCTCGCGGTCCGGCATGCGAAACGCAACGGCGGCCAGGACAGCGTCTCGACGCACACCGGCGCCGTCACCATGCCGCGCGCGATGTCCGCCGAGGTCGTCTTCCTCGGCATCGCCACGATCTACTCGCTGACGCTGCCGCTGCGGTGGTCGCTCACGCTCGTCGACGCCGCCGTGCTCGTGGCGATCTTCGCGGCCTACGCGTGGCGCCTGGCCAAGGCGCCCGCCGAGGAACCGGACCTGCAGGGGGCGTCGGCCTGGATCGCGGAGCGGCCGAAACGCCGCAGGCGCTGGCTGGTCGGCGGGCTGTTCCTGCTCGCGGCATTCGTCATCCTCACCACCGCCGAGCACTTCGCGGAAGGGCTGGTCGCGACCGGGGCGGAGCTAGGCGTCGACCCGTTCGTGCTGGTCCAGTGGGTCGCGCCGCTCGCGAGCGAGTCCCCGGAGCTGATCGTCGCCTGCCTCTACGCGTGGCGGCTCAAAGCCGGGGACTCGCTCGGCACGCTGCTGTCCAGCAAGGTCAACCAATGGACGCTGCTGGTCGGGACGCTGCCGATCGTCTTCGCGGTCTCCTCGACGTCACTGCACGGGCTCCCGTTGGACACGCATCAGCGTCTCGAGCTGCTGCTGACGGCGTCGCAGTCCCTGTTCGCGGTGAGCCTGCTGGTCACGCTCGGGCTGAGCCTGCGCGGCGCGGTGGCACTGCTGGTGCTGTTCCTGGTGCAGTTCGCCACGTCCATCATGCTGCCCGCCGAGACGGACCGGATCGTCGTCGTGGCGATGTCCGGGGTGTACCTCGTGCTGGCGGTGGCGCAGTTCGTCCAGCACCGGGCGCTGCTGGTTCGGACGACGAAGGACGGGCTCGCGACCCCGTTCGACGAGCTGGAGAAGGCGGACGAGGAGGCGGCCGCCCGCCGCTGATGTGACGGGACTAACATCGAGCTTCTTCTGCATCGATGGAGAGGACCTGCTGCATGCGCGTCGGAGTGTTGACCGGAGGCGGCGACTGTCCCGGTCTCAACGCCGTCATCCGGGCGATCGTCCGCAAGGGCGTCCCCGGGTACGGCTACGAGTTCGTCGGGTTCCGGGACGGATGGCGGGGTGTGCTCGAAGGCGACACCAAGCCGCTCGACGTCTCGGCCGTACGCGGGCTGCTGCCCCGCGGAGGCACGATCCTCGGTTCCTCACGGACCAACCCGTTCGCCCTCGACGACGGCCTCGCCCGGATACGCGGGACGCTCGCCGATCTCGGGGTGGACGCCCTGATCGCGATCGGCGGCGAGGACACGCTCGGCGTCGCGGCCACGCTGCACGAGAACGGGGTGCAGGTCGTCGGGGTGCCGAAGACGATCGACAACGACCTCTCCGGCACGGACTACACCTTCGGCTTCGACACCGCCGTGAACATCGCGACCGAGGCCATCGACCGGCTGCACACCACGGCGGAGTCGCACCACCGGGCGTTGATCGTCGAGGTCATGGGGCGGCACGCGGGGTGGATCGCGTTG is a window of Pseudonocardia sp. T1-2H DNA encoding:
- a CDS encoding ATP-dependent Clp protease proteolytic subunit, with product MGEHGPARGAGSLLAAYRWECAEITARHSGRSVDEVLADTEAERWFTAEEAVDAGLVDRVG
- a CDS encoding sodium:proton exchanger, yielding MPDSLRRVPLQLLFAIVIALPGAYLGAASYLGLPHPELTPPLAAAVYGLAIIGAAFVLSWAAEAAQVDISAGLALAVLALLAVLPEYAVDFVFGFRAGQVFEEYGSCVPDAAGTNPCSLALANMTGANRVLVGVGWPLVVLVATLAVRHAKRNGGQDSVSTHTGAVTMPRAMSAEVVFLGIATIYSLTLPLRWSLTLVDAAVLVAIFAAYAWRLAKAPAEEPDLQGASAWIAERPKRRRRWLVGGLFLLAAFVILTTAEHFAEGLVATGAELGVDPFVLVQWVAPLASESPELIVACLYAWRLKAGDSLGTLLSSKVNQWTLLVGTLPIVFAVSSTSLHGLPLDTHQRLELLLTASQSLFAVSLLVTLGLSLRGAVALLVLFLVQFATSIMLPAETDRIVVVAMSGVYLVLAVAQFVQHRALLVRTTKDGLATPFDELEKADEEAAARR
- a CDS encoding 6-phosphofructokinase, translated to MRVGVLTGGGDCPGLNAVIRAIVRKGVPGYGYEFVGFRDGWRGVLEGDTKPLDVSAVRGLLPRGGTILGSSRTNPFALDDGLARIRGTLADLGVDALIAIGGEDTLGVAATLHENGVQVVGVPKTIDNDLSGTDYTFGFDTAVNIATEAIDRLHTTAESHHRALIVEVMGRHAGWIALHAGMAGGANAILIPEVRFDIDQVCEWVESRFRLDYAPIIVVSEGAMPEEGDEVLMSGETDAFGHARLGGIGDWLGKEIERRTGKEARTTVLGHVQRGGTPTARDRWLATRFGLHAIDAVAAGNWGVMTALRGTDIVTVPLAEATKELKLVDPALYAEAAIFFG